The following are encoded together in the Parabacteroides chongii genome:
- a CDS encoding histidine phosphatase family protein, translating to MTSTISLILSRHGETEENKLRIMQGQMPGHLSELGKQQAEQLADLLEGEEIDVIVSSDLARSYDTALAVARRKGLEPVQTPLLREMDWGIYTGKVANEMDFKNLPESVESLEALHKRAGEFLEFLQTEFPGKRILAIGHGGFNRAIIVRIEKRQQEDILKLPIMKNTACLRFSI from the coding sequence ATGACTTCAACAATATCGCTTATACTAAGTCGCCACGGAGAGACGGAAGAGAATAAACTGCGCATCATGCAGGGACAAATGCCCGGCCATCTCTCCGAATTGGGAAAACAACAGGCGGAACAACTTGCCGACCTGTTGGAAGGAGAAGAGATCGACGTGATTGTCAGCAGCGACCTGGCCCGGAGTTACGATACAGCCCTGGCTGTTGCCCGTCGTAAAGGGCTGGAACCTGTCCAGACTCCCCTGCTCCGTGAAATGGACTGGGGTATCTATACCGGAAAGGTTGCCAACGAAATGGATTTCAAGAACCTGCCTGAAAGTGTAGAAAGCCTGGAGGCTTTACATAAGAGAGCCGGAGAGTTTCTGGAATTCCTGCAAACCGAATTTCCGGGCAAACGTATCCTGGCTATCGGGCATGGGGGATTTAACCGTGCTATCATCGTACGGATAGAAAAAAGGCAGCAAGAGGATATCCTGAAGCTGCCGATTATGAAAAACACAGCTTGCCTGCGCTTTTCGATATAA
- a CDS encoding PaaI family thioesterase: protein MNTEVKERLLDRVKTNPYVNHLGVQFTTVEDGIVEARMPLHDEQRQYSGVIHGGVLAALADTIAGFAAYTMTPLDKDVLTAELKVSFLRAAWGKELIAKGTVIKPGRHVHFSECEIYCDDKLVSKASGTFSVVQPQV, encoded by the coding sequence ATGAATACAGAAGTAAAAGAAAGATTACTCGACAGAGTGAAAACTAATCCCTATGTAAACCATTTGGGGGTACAATTCACTACTGTCGAAGATGGGATCGTTGAGGCACGTATGCCCTTGCACGATGAACAACGCCAGTATAGCGGTGTTATTCATGGAGGTGTATTGGCTGCCCTGGCCGATACGATCGCCGGATTTGCCGCCTATACAATGACTCCGTTGGATAAAGATGTATTGACGGCAGAACTGAAAGTATCCTTCCTGCGGGCAGCCTGGGGGAAAGAGTTGATTGCCAAAGGAACAGTGATCAAACCAGGACGACACGTACATTTCAGTGAATGTGAGATTTATTGCGATGATAAACTTGTAAGCAAAGCATCCGGCACGTTCAGTGTCGTACAACCACAGGTATAG